The genomic stretch GAAGTAGAAGTGGGTGTAGTCGCCATTCTGGTGCATCAGCTCAAACAGCTCAGAGTCCAGAATCTACAcccaattaaagaaaaaaaaataataatcatgttTTGGTGCAAAATAAATAGAcgtaaacaaaaatgtgttgtcaCCTGAATCAGTGAGCGCATGTTTGCAAAGTGTGTATCCATAGCTCCTCCATGAGGAAAGTTTTGATTCATCCTCTTCATGAGTTCAGTGAAGCAGCTGAAAGCCATGGCCTCTGGAGTAAAGTGAAACCATgagaagagaaatgaatcagACAACATCAACGCTGTTGTTTCAGCAACAAATGAAAGAATAGGAGGTGTCTCACCGTCATCCAAAATGACCAGAAGTGGAGCCAGGAGGTCACACATCCCCTGAACATATCCGATGTCAAGGTGTCTCCAGATGTAGCTGGAAAGATTCAAGCAGCAGAGATCAACTCAATCTCATCTGACTGTTTCTGCTGCAAAGTCAATGAGTCATTCACTTTTAAAGACTTAGAGATATGTGCtttgcaataaaaacattacacatttttagattatATCTGGAAAATTCTGTTTGTAGCTTTAAATTCAATACtcagaattttacaaataaaagataaagcactttaaaataTGACAATTAAAGAACTCAGACCTAATCTTTCACCTACATAAAGCTCTGAGGAGAACTTTGAATGTAGAAAAAGTACAATTCAGTTTGTCTTAAACTGGCCAAACGGTggatttagatgtttttttcaacattttatatgAATTACATCATTaatacaaagtaaaaacaaagatgcaccaacaaaaacaaacaatgaccTAATGTTTTAAATCAATGGCATGAATGAGGCTTTattaccttcctcgaaggcccaaagcggtTCACAGTCCCAGTNNNNNNNNNNNNNNNNNNNNNNNNNNNNNNNNNNNNNNNNNNNNNNNNNNNNNNNNNNNNNNNNNNNNNNNNNNNNNNNNNNNNNNNNNNNNAACTGGCCAAACGGTggatttagatgtttttttcaacatttttatatgaattacATCATTaatacaaagtaaaaacaaagacgcaccaacaaaaccaaacaatgaCCTAATGTTTTAAGTAAATGGCATGAATGAGGCTTTATTACCTTCcacgaaggcccaaagcgctccACAGTCCCAGTCCATTTTGCttccaattttttaattttccaatcAAATAATGACTAATCCTAATAATATAGGGCatgtatgtttatttcttttgtttgtctttttttaagtattttttaattgattgaaatAACTAAATTCCAGTCCAATCCaaacccatgcacacacactggTTCCAAACTACAACCATCATGAGCAAAGCAGGGTTGGGATCCTTAAATCataggtcgaccgctctacctctgcaccccTGAAGTGAATGTTGTCTTTTGCTCCTGTAGGTGTCAGTGTTTCACCTGCACATGATGTTGCGCAGCTTCTCCAGGTTGGCAGGAGTGAAGTACCAGTAGTTCCTGTCACAGCGCTGGACGTCTTTCTCGATGCGATGCAGGTTGAGTGTGTATAAGTCCAGAAGCTCTTGCTGGAATAGACAGCACAACAACAATAGATGAAACAAAGTCACACTAGAGATGCTGGGATTGGAACAAAAACGATGGTTGTTTAAACTCTGTGCATACACGGTAACTGCTCCCAGCCACTTCTCCAGAGGTCGCCTCATCCTTGGTGTCTTCAGACTTGGCTGCAGCATCAAATGGAGGGTAAAGGCTTTCCATCTCTGGCTCTGACAGAACAGATTCGCTTCCTTCTGGACTGACTTTTCCTCCTTCCTGCCTGAGTTCCACTGGAAGGTTGGAGTCCTGAGAGGAAGGTTCACAGTGTCCCTTACTGCTCCAAGGCACCATGGAAACTTTGGCTGTGGGGATCTCCTCCATCTCGATGGCTGAGGGAGACTCGTCAGAGTCAGTCATGACCTGAGGCGCGTCTTTCTGAGAGGCACAGACGGCTCCGCTTTCTCTCGAGGCTCGAGTATCTAGAGGGCTACCAGGATTCCTTCCATCTTCAGGAATGCCAGGGCCTGTATGTGTGTTGTCTTTCCTCTCAGTGGCTGCAACACTGGATTTGTCTGATTCCTTGATCCTCTTCACGCTTCTGTCATCAAGCGTGGAAGCTCCCTCTCTGCTAGCTGCCAGATCTTTTTGAGGACACTCTGTGTGTTTATGCTTTGATTGTGTTGGAGCCGTTGTTTTCTTAATAGTGTCCACAGTCTTTTCCTGTTCTGACAGCACACAttcctttttgtctttgtttgctGCCTCTGTCTCCAAATCATCCACAGTTTTGGTCACACTAAACACGCCCCCCTCTTCCTCCCCTTTGTCGTCCTCTTCACCTGCCACCGTCAGAGCTCCACTTTGTCCTCCTGCAGCTTTGACGGAGCTCTGCGGGGTCTGAGGCGCAGCTGCAGGCCGATGGCTGGCATCAGGTGCAGAGCTGTCCTCTGTGCTGAAGGAGCCCTCCGACAGGCCAGATGTGATGGAAAAGTTTCGGGAGGAGGGGTGCCCAGAATCTGGGGAGCTATTCTCGTTCTGAAGAGCTCCATTTGGCATCCTAGGAACCTGTTTGGCTTCTTCAGGTTTAGTCTCCAACTCAATctgctccacctcctccacagACTCGAATACCTGAAAGGACAAGTCAAGGGAGAGAAGGGGGCAACATCACTTCGGTCCAGTTTTTGAcatgctttattaaaaataaaaatgtggagGTTTTCTTACCTGTGTGCCACTACTAGAATCGCTCTGTAGGTGAGCTAAACTCTGCCTGTCGGAGCTCCTGGAGGATTGGGActgcaaaagaaaacatgttcaagaaaaaaaacaaatgataagtGTAAGTGCCATTTACTGagatttaatttacattagaattatatttttgttttgattattttatgtaatttgtttttgtgacatctGGAATATGGATTATTACTTTAATTGATtagaccaccagagggcgcaaCTCTGTTGTTCAGTGTCCATTTTATGAGTAgaagaagtttttgttttgtaactttgtgtcaataaagtttgagatggacgaagacagagcaacAGGGTTGTTTTATCATGTGCGGCTACTATGTTCATACACGGAAAACAGAACTTTGTCTTTGTCCTTCCATTGAAGAGgttaaataaacagaacaaGGGGAACCGAATAACGAGAATGAAAGATTAACCTCTACAATAAGAAATGCTTCTATATAATAATCTTTTTCATCTgccaaaagcataaaacaacattttgtttcattttttttccttttttaaaaacaaataaaaggaaaaaacagccTGTAAACAGATGCTTTCCAAATGCTGCAGGAAAAAGCTTCAGATTTATATCTGGGAAAAAACTGTTTGACAGCACGCCTTGAGTGCGGTTcttataaaaaatagatttcagatttttttttcccagcagcaCAAACCCATGAAATATTAGTTTCTGCTCTGGAGCCTTTCTGCTATTTATCAGCAACTCCTTTCTGTGGTCCAGTGGGTGTCAGATCTGACAGATTTCAGTGTGAATTGATTCTCCTCCCTGGCTTACCTCATTGCTCACAGTAGAATCATGATGGGTCATCCTCTGACCAGAACTGTCCATACTGGCCCCCGAGGAGCACTTTGCCAGCGCTGCAGCGTGTTGCTCCTTCTCTCGCTGGCGGACTATGCCCTCACAGTCCAGCCACTCGCTCATGGTCTGCTGGTAGCTCTCCCGCACTTGTTCATCCACCTGCAGTAAATGTGAGGAGTCATGGGTGAGTGATTTAAGAGCAGAGAGGCAGCGCTGAAACCACAACCGCTCACCTCTTTCCTCTGAGCCTCAGACATTCCGAACTTGTAGTGACCCAGCAGGAACGGCCACACGTCTTTACGCAGCGAGGGCTCCACCCCACCGAAGTAAACCAGGCGGAGAAGCTCATGCTCCTTGTAGGTCTAAAGATAAACAATgccaacattttcaaaaactttagtttaaaattCTTGTTAGACCCTAAGAAGTGTAATTAAGCAGCAACACCAGACTGATCAATATTAGAGAAAAataagaagacatttttattgtccTTTTAAGGCTTCAGTGTCTTCAGATGAAAGTCCATTACTCTAAATAAAGGCATCATTATGCCACAGAGCATTAGTCTAGCTTCATTAATTGTAGTAGTGTGAAAGATGAATTACAAACAGAGGCTGATAGAgatgtttattttgttgatacaaatcaaattgtaaaaaatagtaaaaaattttagtacatgtgcagcagagctgttgtgtcataaagaaggctcattaattcaaacagagcctttctgcaacagtttgattgacagcgatttaaaaggagaaatgctcggaaatgcaaaaacgaaatgatttcttattacatttgttctctttcataagaagaatgccacacatacatgttaaaaacaggattttcatcaaagggggagtttaaataaacaaatacagttAAGTATAAAATCATTATCTCTTCATATTGTAAATGTAATTGAAGTTGCAAATCAAAATCCAATCATTCCAGTGTTCTGGGAGTGATGCTCTTCCCTAAGGTTGACATGGAAACAGGGATGCTGTTGTGAACGTGTGTGAATGGCATCTGTGGAGTATGTGGAGCAGTGAAACCGGAGATCCTTACTGTGCTGTCCTGGAGAAATGTCTGCCACACGTTTGTGGTGAGCCCCTCGTACGCATCACCCGGCACATCCGGCGCCACGATGGTGTGGTTGACGAGAGCAGACAGGTGTGTGCGCACAGTGGACAGGTGTCGACAGTACGCCAGCCCTGATGGGTGACACAGTTAATTGTTTCAGCTGTCCACCAGCAAGTGGTCATTTCACTTCTATATGAGGCACATTTTGCGAGCTGGTATTTTTGGATAGTGGGGAAGTGCGTACAGCCGTAAAACGCCCTGGAGATGATCTGGTATTTCATGTTGTCACACAGCAGCTTCAGAGGAGTCCTGCAGAAAAATAGCACACATGAAGTGACcctttacgttctttgatttactacaacttttcaaccgctaacacgatcaacgtaattccagttgattgtgaaggagaaaagcggctcgtacgagccgcttttctccttcacaatcaactggaattacgttaaaaaACGTTGAAAAATTATAATATgttagagatttttttgtttaagcgtcactggcgactTAAACAGCAAATAATCATGTGCATAAAATAGACTAAATCTGATGTAAGGCTTAATATAGGGGCTGAAAGTGACCTTTCAACAAACGATACACTATTGTGCTGTCACACAGAACAAATTAGCCCAGCAGCTGGTCTTTATTTCTCCCCATTCTTATCAGTTCTGCCCTCCCCAGCTACATCCCTTCTACAGCGAGTTAAATGTCATGTAATTGTGTTCCAGGTAGTTGTCGGGTTCTTGcatctttcattcatttttttgtgttgtttacacAGCGAGATTCGGTGCAGAACTCCGCACGTATTTGCTTGTCACCTCTCGTAGTTGCACCCCTTGAGCGTCGTCCCGTCAGAGAAGCTCCCGTGAGAGCAGGAGGAGCACGACGCCTTCCTGAGAGGGGGCTGCCACATCGTCACTccctgatccatcaggtctgGGGGCAATGCTGCAAGCAAAAAGAGCACAGCTTCATTTTTTGAAACCTTCCCACTGAGAAGGTTTTAAGACAGCAAAATCTCTTCAGTATGTTTGTACTTAAATGCCTGTTGGAGCAGAGATGAAGCACGCGGTTGAAGCATCTATGGAATTATTGAATGATTTAAAAGCATACTTAATGCAGCGTTTGGAAAGAATAAGATCCCTGGAGAGAAAGCCAGCCACGTTAGATTAATCACCCAATCAGATGTTAAAAGCCTGTTAAAAGGTTACTGTGTGGGGATGCAGTAAGAAAGGTGCAACATAATGTGGGTTTAATAACGCAGCACATCAATAAACCTCGCCAGAGGTGCAGGTCAAGCCAGGAGGATATTAGATATTAGGAA from Oryzias melastigma strain HK-1 linkage group LG9, ASM292280v2, whole genome shotgun sequence encodes the following:
- the sgsm1a gene encoding small G protein signaling modulator 1, translated to MATIMAEAETRQKLLRTVKKEVKQIMEEAVTRKFVHEDSSHIVSFCAAVEACVLHGLKRRAAGFLRSNKIAALFMKVGKSFPPAEELCKKAQELEQVMETKRSQSLQSQDSLRKMPRLPSLNPQGVKNLWIKAALFEKVLDKIVLYLVENSSKYYEKEALLMDPVDGPILASLLVGPCALEYTKMKTADHFWTDPSADELVQRHRIHSGHCRQDSPTKRPALCIQKRHSSSSMDERPSPSPSAREYVESLHQNNRATLLFGKNNVLVQPRDDMEAIPGYLSLHQTANIMTLKWTPNQLMNGSVADLDYERSVYWDYAMTICLEEIVYLHCHQQVDSGGTVVLVSQDGIQRPPLRFPRGGHLLQFLSCLENGLLPHGQLEPPLWSQRGKGKVFPKLKKRLPPGSGSSDSVSDKEEDEAMDYVFRILFPNSQSEFALPPDLMDQGVTMWQPPLRKASCSSCSHGSFSDGTTLKGCNYERTPLKLLCDNMKYQIISRAFYGWLAYCRHLSTVRTHLSALVNHTIVAPDVPGDAYEGLTTNVWQTFLQDSTTYKEHELLRLVYFGGVEPSLRKDVWPFLLGHYKFGMSEAQRKEVDEQVRESYQQTMSEWLDCEGIVRQREKEQHAAALAKCSSGASMDSSGQRMTHHDSTVSNESQSSRSSDRQSLAHLQSDSSSGTQVFESVEEVEQIELETKPEEAKQVPRMPNGALQNENSSPDSGHPSSRNFSITSGLSEGSFSTEDSSAPDASHRPAAAPQTPQSSVKAAGGQSGALTVAGEEDDKGEEEGGVFSVTKTVDDLETEAANKDKKECVLSEQEKTVDTIKKTTAPTQSKHKHTECPQKDLAASREGASTLDDRSVKRIKESDKSSVAATERKDNTHTGPGIPEDGRNPGSPLDTRASRESGAVCASQKDAPQVMTDSDESPSAIEMEEIPTAKVSMVPWSSKGHCEPSSQDSNLPVELRQEGGKVSPEGSESVLSEPEMESLYPPFDAAAKSEDTKDEATSGEVAGSSYRQELLDLYTLNLHRIEKDVQRCDRNYWYFTPANLEKLRNIMCSYIWRHLDIGYVQGMCDLLAPLLVILDDEAMAFSCFTELMKRMNQNFPHGGAMDTHFANMRSLIQILDSELFELMHQNGDYTHFYFCYRWFLLDFKRELVYDDVFAVWETIWAAKYVSSGHFVLFIALALVEMYRDIILENNMDFTDIIKFFNEMAEHHNIKKILTLARDLVCKVQILIENK